The DNA segment TTTTCGGTGAAATGATTCTTAACAAAAACTTGAATTTGCTTTAATGAAACGATTGGCCAGCTTATTACTATTATTACTATTTAATTCGATGTTTTCACAAAATTTAAAAGAGTATCGCTCTTTAATTAAATCCAGTAAGGATTCTGAAAAAGCGTCGAAAACTTTGATAGAAAAATCGACAAAGACCTATAATACGACAAAGGAACCCATATTTGCAGGTTTTATCGCTGTTGGTGATTTTTTTATGGCTAAACATGCTTTTAATCCTTTAAAAAAGATATCGCATTTTAACCACGGAAAAAAGATGCTTGAAATGGCATTAAAGGCAGATCCTTACAATCTTGAATTGAGGTTAATGCGATTGATGGCGCAAGAAAACATACCCAAAATTTTAGGATACCATCATGATATTGAAGAAGACCGAAATATACTGATCAAAGGATATAAAAAAATAGATGATCCTGATTTGAAAAACTTTATCATCGAATATTTAAAACTTTAAAATGGAAATCGCAGGATATATTGCACTCACTCTTCTCGTTGTAGTTACTATGGAAGGAGTGACTTGGCTTACACACAAATTCATTATGCACGGTTTGGGCTGGTACTTACACGAGGATCACCATCAACCGGGTTATCCACATGTTTTTGAAAAAAATGATGCGTTCTTTATCGTTGGTGCGATCCCCAGCATTTTGCTTTTTTGGTTCGGAACGCAAGACGGAATTAACTGGAAATTCTTTGTTGGTCTGGGCGTTTTAATTTACGGAATTCTGTATTTCTTAGTACACGATGTCTTAATTCACCGTCGTTTCAAATGGTTTGATAAAACCAACAACTGGTATTTGAAAGGTTTAAGAAAAGCCCATAAAATGCACCATAAACATTTAGGAAAAGAAGAAGGCGAATGTTTTGGAATGCTTTTCGTGCCGATGAAATATTTTAAAGAAGCCCGTTTATCCACCATTAAAAAATAGATTTTGCAGTCATACTATTATTTACTCTTGGATGTTTTCAGTTTTCTGATTCCATTTCTGTTCAGTTTTGAGAAAAAAAGAATGCATTTTATCCAACACTGGAAGGCTTACTTCACCTCCATTATGGCGGTTGGAATTATCTTTATTCTCTGGGACAGTTATTTTGCCTATCAGGATGTTTGGGGATTCGATGACCGGTACTTAATCGGATTAAGAATTTTAAAACTTCCTGTCGAAGAGTGGTTATTTTTCCTTCTTATCCCTTACGCCAGTGTTTTTATTCACTATTCATTAAAATATTTTTTTCCGAAAATAGTACTTAGTGCAACCGTTACAAAATATATAACGTATGTTCTGTTTGCAGTAGGCTTGTTATTAACGGTTTTTAATTACGATAAACTATATACGTTTGTGTGCATCGGGTTATTTACTTTTTTAATGTTGCTTCAGATCATTTTCGAATGGAAATATGCACAAAGATTTTATTTAAGTTTCATCCTTATTTTCATTCCTTTCTTTTTTGTGAACTCTGCACTTACAGGAAGTTATTCTGATCATCCCGTCGTTTTTTATGACAATACCGAAAACTTAGGAATTCGTCTGGGAACGATTCCGGTAGAAGACAGTTTCTATTGTTTCGCTCTACTCTATTCGATTACGCTTTTATTCGAATATTTAAAAACTAAAAAATTCTTTAGATCCACTGATGAAAATTAATATTACCAAACAATCTGGAATCTACACTTTGACTTCGGAACAGATTTTACCACTTTCATTAAAGGAAGCTTGGGAATTTTTTACGTTGCCAACGAATTTAGATAAAATCACGCCTAAAGAAATGGAGTTTCGAATAACCAATAATCCACCGAATAAAACCTACAAAGGTCAGATCATTACTTACAAAATCGGAATTCTACCAGGCATTAGTTCGAATTGGATTACCGAAATTACTCATTTAGAAAACCAACAGTTTTTCGTTGATGAACAGCGATTTGGACCTTACGCAATGTGGCATCACG comes from the Chryseobacterium sp. SNU WT5 genome and includes:
- a CDS encoding SRPBCC family protein, producing MKINITKQSGIYTLTSEQILPLSLKEAWEFFTLPTNLDKITPKEMEFRITNNPPNKTYKGQIITYKIGILPGISSNWITEITHLENQQFFVDEQRFGPYAMWHHEHHFEEISEGKVLMTDIVNFKMPFGILGDLFAGKLVKNKVKFIFESRYTILEKFLTS
- a CDS encoding sterol desaturase family protein; protein product: MEIAGYIALTLLVVVTMEGVTWLTHKFIMHGLGWYLHEDHHQPGYPHVFEKNDAFFIVGAIPSILLFWFGTQDGINWKFFVGLGVLIYGILYFLVHDVLIHRRFKWFDKTNNWYLKGLRKAHKMHHKHLGKEEGECFGMLFVPMKYFKEARLSTIKK
- a CDS encoding lycopene cyclase domain-containing protein, giving the protein MQSYYYLLLDVFSFLIPFLFSFEKKRMHFIQHWKAYFTSIMAVGIIFILWDSYFAYQDVWGFDDRYLIGLRILKLPVEEWLFFLLIPYASVFIHYSLKYFFPKIVLSATVTKYITYVLFAVGLLLTVFNYDKLYTFVCIGLFTFLMLLQIIFEWKYAQRFYLSFILIFIPFFFVNSALTGSYSDHPVVFYDNTENLGIRLGTIPVEDSFYCFALLYSITLLFEYLKTKKFFRSTDEN